The Camelus bactrianus isolate YW-2024 breed Bactrian camel chromosome 12, ASM4877302v1, whole genome shotgun sequence genome includes a window with the following:
- the CSNK1E gene encoding casein kinase I isoform X4: MELRVGNKYRLGRKIGSGSFGDIYLGANIASGEEVAIKLECVKTKHPQLHIESKFYKMMQGGVGIPSIKWCGAEGDYNVMVMELLGPSLEDLFNFCSRKFSLKTVLLLADQMISRIEYIHSKNFIHRDVKPDNFLMGLGKKGNLVYIIDFGLAKKYRDARTHQHIPYRENKNLTGTARYASINTHLGIEQSRRDDLESLGYVLMYFNLGSLPWQGLKAATKRQKYERISEKKMSTPIEVLCKGYPSEFSTYLNFCRSLRFDDKPDYSYLRQLFRNLFHRQGFSYDYVFDWNMLKFGASSSQAQPRDSEAIALPCPHPRPCAGPTYPPVYWCPAPLGTQGPPDRPMEEVEELPPPNYWPVVWTPGPQF; this comes from the exons ATGGAGCTTCGCGTGGGAAACAAGTACCGCCTGGGCCGGAAGATCGGGAGCGGGTCCTTCGGAGATATCTACTTAG GTGCCAACATCGCCTCTGGTGAAGAAGTTGCCATCAAGCTCGAGTGTGTGAAAACGAAGCACCCCCAGCTGCACATCGAGAGCAAATTCTACAAGATGATGCAAGGGGGAG TGGGAATCCCGTCCATCAAGTGGTGCGGGGCCGAGGGTGACTACAACGTGATGGTCATGGAGCTGCTGGGGCCCAGCCTCGAGGACCTCTTCAACTTCTGCTCCCGCAAGTTCAGCCTCAAGACGGTGCTGCTCCTGGCCGACCAGATG ATCAGCCGCATTGAGTACATCCACTCCAAGAACTTCATACACCGGGATGTCAAGCCCGACAACTTCCTCATGGGACTGGGAAAGAAGGGCAACCTGGTGTACATCATTGACTTTGGCCTGGCCAAGAAGTACCGGGATGCCCGCACCCACCAGCACATACCCTACCGGGAAAACAAGAACTTGACTGGCACTGCCCGCTACGCCTCCATCAACACCCACCTGGGCATCG AGCAAAGCCGTCGAGATGACCTGGAGAGTCTGGGCTACGTGCTCATGTACTTCAACCTGGGCTCCCTGCCCTGGCAGGGCCTCAAGGCGGCCACCAAGCGCCAGAAGTACGAGCGCATCAGCGAGAAGAAGATGTCGACGCCCATCGAGGTCCTCTGCAAAGGCTACCCCT CTGAGTTCTCAACATACCTCAACTTCTGCCGCTCCCTGCGGTTCGACGACAAGCCCGACTACTCCTACCTGCGCCAGCTCTTCCGCAACCTCTTCCACCGGCAGGGCTTCTCCTATGACTACGTCTTCGACTGGAACATGCTCAAATTC GGGGCTTCCTCCAGCCAGGCTCAGCCCCGTGACAGCGAAGCTATTGCActgccctgtccccaccctcGTCCCTGTGCCGGGCCCACATACCCACCCGTATACTG GTGCCCGGCGCCTCTGGGCACCCAGGGCCCTCCAGATAGGCCCATGGAGGAGGTGGAAGAGCTGCCCCCCCCAAACTACTGGCCTGTGGTCTGGACTCCAGGGCCCCAGTTCTGA
- the CSNK1E gene encoding casein kinase I isoform X5: MELRVGNKYRLGRKIGSGSFGDIYLGANIASGEEVAIKLECVKTKHPQLHIESKFYKMMQGGVGIPSIKWCGAEGDYNVMVMELLGPSLEDLFNFCSRKFSLKTVLLLADQMISRIEYIHSKNFIHRDVKPDNFLMGLGKKGNLVYIIDFGLAKKYRDARTHQHIPYRENKNLTGTARYASINTHLGIEQSRRDDLESLGYVLMYFNLGSLPWQGLKAATKRQKYERISEKKMSTPIEVLCKGYPSEFSTYLNFCRSLRFDDKPDYSYLRQLFRNLFHRQGFSYDYVFDWNMLKFVPGASGHPGPSR; encoded by the exons ATGGAGCTTCGCGTGGGAAACAAGTACCGCCTGGGCCGGAAGATCGGGAGCGGGTCCTTCGGAGATATCTACTTAG GTGCCAACATCGCCTCTGGTGAAGAAGTTGCCATCAAGCTCGAGTGTGTGAAAACGAAGCACCCCCAGCTGCACATCGAGAGCAAATTCTACAAGATGATGCAAGGGGGAG TGGGAATCCCGTCCATCAAGTGGTGCGGGGCCGAGGGTGACTACAACGTGATGGTCATGGAGCTGCTGGGGCCCAGCCTCGAGGACCTCTTCAACTTCTGCTCCCGCAAGTTCAGCCTCAAGACGGTGCTGCTCCTGGCCGACCAGATG ATCAGCCGCATTGAGTACATCCACTCCAAGAACTTCATACACCGGGATGTCAAGCCCGACAACTTCCTCATGGGACTGGGAAAGAAGGGCAACCTGGTGTACATCATTGACTTTGGCCTGGCCAAGAAGTACCGGGATGCCCGCACCCACCAGCACATACCCTACCGGGAAAACAAGAACTTGACTGGCACTGCCCGCTACGCCTCCATCAACACCCACCTGGGCATCG AGCAAAGCCGTCGAGATGACCTGGAGAGTCTGGGCTACGTGCTCATGTACTTCAACCTGGGCTCCCTGCCCTGGCAGGGCCTCAAGGCGGCCACCAAGCGCCAGAAGTACGAGCGCATCAGCGAGAAGAAGATGTCGACGCCCATCGAGGTCCTCTGCAAAGGCTACCCCT CTGAGTTCTCAACATACCTCAACTTCTGCCGCTCCCTGCGGTTCGACGACAAGCCCGACTACTCCTACCTGCGCCAGCTCTTCCGCAACCTCTTCCACCGGCAGGGCTTCTCCTATGACTACGTCTTCGACTGGAACATGCTCAAATTC GTGCCCGGCGCCTCTGGGCACCCAGGGCCCTCCAGATAG
- the CSNK1E gene encoding casein kinase I isoform X1, giving the protein MELRVGNKYRLGRKIGSGSFGDIYLGANIASGEEVAIKLECVKTKHPQLHIESKFYKMMQGGVGIPSIKWCGAEGDYNVMVMELLGPSLEDLFNFCSRKFSLKTVLLLADQMISRIEYIHSKNFIHRDVKPDNFLMGLGKKGNLVYIIDFGLAKKYRDARTHQHIPYRENKNLTGTARYASINTHLGIEQSRRDDLESLGYVLMYFNLGSLPWQGLKAATKRQKYERISEKKMSTPIEVLCKGYPSEFSTYLNFCRSLRFDDKPDYSYLRQLFRNLFHRQGFSYDYVFDWNMLKFVSHLEAEAGLGDWTGETLIHEAKVALWRAGLPEDGSFELNSASDLMGVSEPPCSPCPSLIDADGMCRCGQQGPGRASPPAGPKRAWLGLRSLLGARGGAWMALAGPPAVLIAAYTILLLLFCTSQVATFTQAPLASLDPFIVVSFFLVMGPWVLLGASSLSLF; this is encoded by the exons ATGGAGCTTCGCGTGGGAAACAAGTACCGCCTGGGCCGGAAGATCGGGAGCGGGTCCTTCGGAGATATCTACTTAG GTGCCAACATCGCCTCTGGTGAAGAAGTTGCCATCAAGCTCGAGTGTGTGAAAACGAAGCACCCCCAGCTGCACATCGAGAGCAAATTCTACAAGATGATGCAAGGGGGAG TGGGAATCCCGTCCATCAAGTGGTGCGGGGCCGAGGGTGACTACAACGTGATGGTCATGGAGCTGCTGGGGCCCAGCCTCGAGGACCTCTTCAACTTCTGCTCCCGCAAGTTCAGCCTCAAGACGGTGCTGCTCCTGGCCGACCAGATG ATCAGCCGCATTGAGTACATCCACTCCAAGAACTTCATACACCGGGATGTCAAGCCCGACAACTTCCTCATGGGACTGGGAAAGAAGGGCAACCTGGTGTACATCATTGACTTTGGCCTGGCCAAGAAGTACCGGGATGCCCGCACCCACCAGCACATACCCTACCGGGAAAACAAGAACTTGACTGGCACTGCCCGCTACGCCTCCATCAACACCCACCTGGGCATCG AGCAAAGCCGTCGAGATGACCTGGAGAGTCTGGGCTACGTGCTCATGTACTTCAACCTGGGCTCCCTGCCCTGGCAGGGCCTCAAGGCGGCCACCAAGCGCCAGAAGTACGAGCGCATCAGCGAGAAGAAGATGTCGACGCCCATCGAGGTCCTCTGCAAAGGCTACCCCT CTGAGTTCTCAACATACCTCAACTTCTGCCGCTCCCTGCGGTTCGACGACAAGCCCGACTACTCCTACCTGCGCCAGCTCTTCCGCAACCTCTTCCACCGGCAGGGCTTCTCCTATGACTACGTCTTCGACTGGAACATGCTCAAATTCGTGAGTCACCTGGAGGCCGAGGCGGGCTTGGGGGACTGGACTGGGGAGACCCTGATTCATGAGGCTAAAGTGGCCCTGTGGCGGGCGGGGCTCCCAGAAGATGGGAGCTTTGAGCTGAACAGTGCAAGTGACCTCATGGGGGTCTCAGAGCCCCCgtgctccccctgccccagcctcatCGATGCTGATGGCATGTGCCGCTGTGGTCAGCAGGGCCCAGGCAGAGCATCACCTCCCGCCGGACCCAAGAGGGCCTGGCTGGGCCTCAGATCCCTCCTAGGTGCCCGTGGCGGGGCCTGGATGGCACTGGCAGGCCCCCCTGCTGTCTTGATTGCGGCCTACACCATCCTGCTCTTGTTGTTCTGCACATCCCAGGTGGCCACCTTCACTCAGGCCCCTTTGGCCAGCCTGGACCCATTCATTGTGGTTTCCTTCTTCTTGGTCATGGGACCCTGGGTCTTGCTAGgtgcctcttctctctctcttttttaa